One segment of Sphingomonas qomolangmaensis DNA contains the following:
- a CDS encoding type II toxin-antitoxin system CcdA family antitoxin produces the protein MKYDSIASGKRKPINLSMDTGVVEAARAVGINLSQVSEAAIRDAARTERDRQWKDENRAWIDAHRNWVESNPLPLEKYRLF, from the coding sequence ATGAAATATGATTCGATTGCTTCGGGCAAGCGCAAACCGATCAACCTGTCGATGGATACCGGCGTGGTCGAAGCCGCACGCGCGGTCGGCATCAATCTTTCGCAGGTCAGCGAGGCCGCGATCCGCGACGCCGCGCGCACTGAACGCGACCGCCAATGGAAGGATGAAAACCGCGCCTGGATCGACGCGCATCGCAACTGGGTCGAATCGAACCCGCTGCCGCTCGAGAAATACCGGCTGTTTTGA
- a CDS encoding putative signal transducing protein: MALAEVGRFNRIEAHILIGRLEAEGIPAISFDGEMSLGEGSALLIPVRVMVDEDDLAEARAIVAAAQASYD, encoded by the coding sequence ATGGCACTCGCCGAAGTCGGCCGTTTCAATCGGATCGAAGCGCATATCCTGATCGGGCGGCTCGAGGCGGAGGGCATTCCGGCGATCAGCTTCGATGGCGAGATGAGCCTGGGCGAGGGGAGCGCATTGCTGATCCCGGTGCGGGTGATGGTCGACGAGGACGACCTGGCCGAAGCGCGGGCAATCGTCGCGGCGGCGCAGGCGAGTTACGACTGA
- a CDS encoding P-II family nitrogen regulator, whose amino-acid sequence MKLIIAIIKPFKLDEVREALTEVGVTGMTVSEVKGFGRQKGQTEIYRGAEYSTNMVPKIKIEVVCDTGLAPRVVEAVQAAAYTGAIGDGKIFVLDVGQAVRIRTGETDVTAL is encoded by the coding sequence ATGAAGCTAATCATCGCCATCATCAAACCGTTCAAGCTCGACGAGGTCCGCGAAGCGCTGACCGAAGTCGGTGTCACGGGGATGACGGTCAGCGAGGTCAAGGGTTTCGGCCGGCAGAAGGGCCAGACCGAAATCTATCGCGGGGCCGAATACAGCACGAACATGGTGCCCAAGATCAAGATCGAGGTCGTGTGTGACACCGGTCTCGCGCCGCGCGTGGTCGAGGCGGTGCAGGCCGCGGCGTACACCGGCGCGATCGGCGATGGCAAGATCTTCGTGCTCGATGTCGGCCAGGCGGTGCGGATCCGCACCGGCGAAACCGACGTGACCGCGCTGTGA
- a CDS encoding ammonium transporter, which produces MKRLTMPLAAAGAGLFAAMPAWAQDAAEAAPTAFVPTAEMVNKGDVAWMLVASALVLMMSVPALALFYGGLVRTKNMLSVLMQVLTIVCVAALVWFCWGYSMAFTSTGTPFPKLFGGLDKAFLAGVSPSTFAATFSNGVYLPEYVFVIFQMTFACITPALIVGAFAERVKFTPLIIFTVLWLTLAYFPIAHMVWYFAGPDFLYAAPDDSGLLWGWGALDFAGGTVVHINAGIAGLVGCLVLGPRIGFKTEPMPPHSLVMTMIGASLLWIGWFGFNAGSGLEANAFGALAFINTFTATAAAGVTWAVIEQFVHKKPSLLGAASGVVAGLVAITPAAGFAHPGTAIILGAVASAICFVFVTKVKNALNYDDTLDVFGIHCVGGIVGAIGTGIVADPALGGQGWIDYTAPIAKAGEYVMSAQVITQLWAVGTTVLWTGIVSAVLFLGLKYTMGLRPSADVEVEGLDINEHGERAYNY; this is translated from the coding sequence ATGAAGCGATTGACGATGCCACTGGCAGCCGCCGGGGCAGGCCTGTTTGCGGCGATGCCCGCCTGGGCGCAGGACGCGGCGGAGGCGGCACCCACGGCGTTCGTGCCGACCGCCGAGATGGTCAACAAGGGCGACGTCGCCTGGATGCTGGTCGCCTCGGCCCTCGTGCTGATGATGTCGGTGCCGGCGCTCGCGCTGTTCTATGGCGGCCTGGTGCGCACCAAGAACATGCTGTCGGTGCTGATGCAGGTGCTGACGATCGTCTGCGTCGCGGCTTTGGTGTGGTTCTGCTGGGGCTATTCGATGGCCTTCACCTCGACCGGTACGCCCTTCCCCAAGCTGTTCGGCGGGCTGGACAAGGCGTTTCTGGCTGGCGTCTCGCCATCGACCTTCGCCGCCACCTTCTCCAACGGCGTCTATCTACCCGAATATGTGTTCGTGATCTTCCAGATGACGTTCGCGTGCATCACCCCGGCGCTGATCGTCGGCGCGTTCGCCGAACGGGTGAAGTTCACCCCGCTCATCATCTTCACCGTGCTGTGGCTGACGCTCGCCTATTTCCCGATTGCGCACATGGTCTGGTATTTTGCAGGTCCCGACTTCCTATACGCTGCGCCCGACGATTCGGGGCTGCTGTGGGGCTGGGGTGCGCTCGACTTCGCCGGTGGCACCGTGGTGCACATCAATGCAGGCATCGCCGGACTGGTCGGCTGCCTGGTGCTGGGCCCGCGGATCGGCTTCAAGACCGAGCCGATGCCGCCGCACAGCCTGGTGATGACGATGATCGGCGCGTCGCTGCTGTGGATCGGCTGGTTCGGGTTCAACGCCGGATCGGGGCTCGAAGCGAATGCGTTCGGCGCGCTGGCGTTCATCAACACCTTCACCGCGACGGCGGCGGCGGGCGTGACCTGGGCGGTGATCGAGCAGTTCGTCCACAAGAAGCCGTCGCTGCTGGGCGCTGCATCGGGTGTCGTCGCCGGTCTGGTGGCGATCACCCCGGCGGCGGGCTTCGCCCATCCGGGCACCGCGATCATCCTGGGCGCGGTCGCCTCGGCGATCTGCTTCGTGTTCGTGACCAAGGTGAAGAACGCGCTGAACTATGACGACACGCTCGACGTGTTCGGCATCCACTGCGTCGGCGGCATCGTCGGCGCGATCGGCACCGGCATCGTTGCCGACCCCGCGCTGGGGGGCCAGGGCTGGATCGACTATACCGCGCCCATCGCCAAGGCCGGCGAATATGTCATGAGCGCGCAGGTGATCACCCAGCTTTGGGCGGTCGGCACCACCGTGCTGTGGACGGGCATCGTCTCGGCGGTGCTGTTCCTCGGGCTGAAATACACCATGGGCCTGCGCCCTTCGGCCGACGTCGAAGTCGAGGGTCTCGACATCAACGAACATGGCGAGCGCGCCTATAATTACTGA
- a CDS encoding TIGR01244 family sulfur transferase — MHLRHIDDTIAVAPQIAPEDMTELAAQGFVAVVNNRPDDEEPGQPSDAEMHAAATAAGLAYTAIPITHAGFSHPQIDAMAQAIAAADGPLLAYCRSGTRSCNLWALAAAKAGGDPADLTAKAAQAGYDLSGLRPLLDALSGRA; from the coding sequence ATGCACCTGCGCCATATCGACGACACCATCGCGGTCGCCCCGCAAATCGCCCCCGAAGACATGACCGAGCTTGCCGCGCAGGGCTTCGTCGCGGTGGTCAACAACCGCCCCGATGACGAGGAACCCGGCCAGCCGAGCGACGCCGAGATGCATGCCGCCGCCACCGCCGCGGGCCTTGCCTATACCGCGATCCCGATCACCCATGCGGGTTTCAGCCATCCGCAGATCGATGCGATGGCGCAGGCGATCGCCGCCGCCGATGGCCCGCTGCTCGCTTACTGCCGCTCGGGCACGCGCTCGTGCAACCTCTGGGCGCTCGCTGCGGCCAAGGCCGGCGGCGATCCTGCCGACCTCACCGCCAAGGCCGCGCAAGCCGGCTACGACCTGTCGGGCCTGCGCCCATTGCTCGACGCGCTCTCGGGCCGCGCCTGA
- the recQ gene encoding DNA helicase RecQ: MPPAVLDALRTTFGFPAFRGVQADVVARVLAGERTLAVMPTGAGKSLTYQLPSVMLDGTCLVVSPLIALMHDQLRAAEAVGIRAATLTSADDNRDETIARFRAGALDLLYVAPERASSEGFRNLLGQAPLSLFAIDEAHCVSEWGHDFRPDYRLLRPLLDRFPDVPRLALTATADAHTRADILEQLGIPHDGMIVAGFDRPNIRYHIAPRASTTQQIADVVADNPGAGIVYVQSRAGTERLAESLQKTGRPVRAYHAGLDPAIRRANQAAFVASEDMVMCATVAFGMGIDKPDVRFVAHAGLPKSIEGYYQETGRAGRDGDPAVAHLFWGADDFAKARQRIGEVEPARQLGERVRLNALGALVETAGCRRAILLRHFGENPADQCGNCDNCLNPPAATDATQVARKFLSAVFRTGQMFGTGYVEQVLLGQSTERSMTNGHENLSVWGIVEGEEAALLKPVARALLLRDALRANAHGGLEFGPGARALLKGEATLSMIVPPKRERRRRGDASGGSEANPVGDPLFEALRVKRRELAQAAQVPPYVIFHDSVLREMASNRPATLAALGRVAGVGSKKLDAYGQAFLAVIKDH; encoded by the coding sequence ATGCCCCCCGCCGTCCTCGACGCCCTTCGCACCACCTTCGGCTTCCCCGCCTTTCGCGGGGTGCAGGCCGATGTCGTCGCGCGCGTGCTCGCGGGCGAGCGGACGCTCGCGGTCATGCCCACCGGCGCGGGCAAGTCGCTGACGTACCAGCTGCCCAGCGTCATGCTCGACGGTACCTGCCTCGTCGTTTCGCCGCTGATCGCGCTGATGCACGACCAGCTCCGCGCCGCCGAGGCGGTCGGCATCCGCGCCGCGACGCTCACTTCGGCGGACGATAACCGCGACGAGACGATTGCGCGCTTCCGCGCCGGCGCGCTCGACCTGCTCTATGTCGCCCCCGAGCGTGCCTCGTCCGAGGGCTTCCGCAACCTGCTGGGTCAAGCACCGCTCAGCCTGTTCGCGATCGACGAGGCGCATTGCGTCAGCGAATGGGGGCATGACTTTCGCCCCGATTACCGCCTGCTGCGCCCGCTGCTCGATCGCTTCCCCGACGTGCCACGGCTCGCGCTCACCGCCACCGCCGATGCGCATACCCGCGCCGACATCCTCGAACAGCTCGGCATTCCGCATGACGGGATGATCGTCGCGGGCTTCGACCGCCCCAATATCCGCTACCACATCGCCCCGCGCGCCAGCACGACGCAGCAGATCGCCGATGTCGTAGCCGACAATCCGGGCGCGGGCATCGTCTATGTCCAGTCGCGCGCCGGCACCGAGCGATTGGCCGAATCGCTGCAGAAGACCGGTCGCCCGGTACGCGCCTATCATGCCGGCCTCGATCCCGCGATCCGCCGCGCCAACCAGGCCGCCTTCGTCGCATCCGAAGACATGGTGATGTGCGCGACGGTCGCGTTCGGGATGGGGATCGACAAGCCCGATGTCCGCTTCGTCGCGCATGCCGGGCTGCCCAAGTCGATCGAGGGCTATTACCAGGAAACCGGGCGCGCCGGGCGCGACGGCGATCCCGCGGTCGCGCATCTGTTCTGGGGTGCCGACGACTTCGCCAAGGCGCGCCAGCGGATCGGCGAGGTCGAACCAGCCCGCCAGCTGGGCGAGCGAGTCCGCCTCAACGCACTGGGGGCCTTGGTCGAAACCGCAGGCTGCCGCCGCGCGATTTTGCTCCGTCATTTCGGCGAGAACCCGGCCGACCAATGCGGCAATTGCGACAATTGCCTCAACCCGCCCGCCGCCACCGACGCCACGCAAGTGGCGCGCAAATTCCTCTCCGCGGTATTCCGCACCGGCCAGATGTTCGGCACCGGCTATGTCGAGCAGGTGTTGCTCGGCCAGTCGACCGAGCGGAGCATGACCAACGGGCACGAGAATCTGTCGGTTTGGGGAATCGTCGAGGGCGAGGAGGCGGCGTTGCTCAAGCCAGTCGCGCGCGCGCTGCTGCTGCGCGATGCGCTGCGTGCCAATGCGCATGGCGGGCTCGAATTCGGCCCCGGCGCGCGCGCGCTGCTCAAGGGCGAGGCGACGCTGTCGATGATCGTCCCCCCCAAGCGCGAACGCCGCCGCCGCGGCGACGCATCGGGCGGCAGCGAGGCGAACCCCGTCGGCGATCCGCTGTTCGAGGCACTGCGCGTGAAACGCCGCGAGCTCGCACAGGCGGCGCAGGTCCCGCCCTATGTGATCTTCCACGATTCGGTGCTGCGCGAAATGGCAAGCAACCGTCCCGCGACGCTAGCCGCGCTCGGCCGGGTGGCAGGGGTCGGCTCGAAGAAACTCGACGCCTATGGCCAGGCGTTCCTGGCAGTCATCAAGGACCACTAA
- a CDS encoding alpha/beta fold hydrolase, with product MESKQANWIGGSVAAVGAVGGGLALWSALAARSAERMVPPEGSFIEVEGARLHYVDRGSGPVLLLVHGLLGNLRHFTYAIVDDLAKDFRVIAVDRPGSGYSVARGNPKPDSVEQAAIMVAFADALGLEKPLLVGHSLGGAVALAAGLARPDRFAGLALIAPLTQPTDQVPPVFAGLMAPPGVRELLSWTLAVPMGILNGPAAARAVFAPDPVPADFPVRGGGALSLRPATFRAASADLRAAGANMAALAPRYAELALPVAILYGRGDNILDPALQGEATAAIIPGAHLEQIDGGHMLPLVHPQATIAFLRGAHARSR from the coding sequence ATGGAGTCCAAACAGGCCAATTGGATCGGCGGATCGGTCGCCGCCGTGGGCGCGGTCGGTGGCGGGCTGGCCTTGTGGTCGGCGCTCGCCGCGCGATCGGCCGAGCGGATGGTACCGCCCGAGGGCAGCTTCATCGAGGTCGAGGGCGCGCGGCTGCATTATGTCGATCGCGGATCGGGGCCGGTGCTGCTGCTGGTCCACGGCCTGCTCGGCAATCTGCGCCACTTCACTTACGCAATCGTCGATGACCTGGCGAAGGACTTCCGCGTCATCGCGGTCGACCGCCCCGGCTCGGGCTATTCGGTTGCGCGCGGCAACCCCAAGCCAGATAGCGTCGAGCAAGCCGCGATCATGGTCGCGTTCGCCGACGCGCTCGGGCTCGAAAAGCCCTTGCTGGTCGGCCATTCGCTCGGCGGCGCGGTCGCGCTGGCAGCGGGACTTGCCCGCCCCGACCGCTTCGCCGGCCTCGCGCTGATCGCGCCGCTCACCCAGCCGACGGACCAGGTGCCGCCGGTATTCGCCGGGCTGATGGCACCCCCGGGGGTCCGCGAATTGCTGTCGTGGACGCTCGCGGTGCCGATGGGCATCCTCAATGGGCCGGCCGCTGCGCGCGCGGTCTTCGCCCCCGATCCGGTCCCCGCCGATTTCCCCGTCCGCGGCGGCGGCGCGCTGTCGCTTCGCCCCGCGACCTTCCGCGCCGCCTCGGCCGATCTGCGCGCCGCGGGCGCCAACATGGCGGCGCTGGCGCCGCGCTATGCCGAACTGGCGCTCCCGGTCGCGATCCTCTACGGGCGCGGCGACAATATCCTCGACCCCGCGCTGCAGGGCGAAGCCACCGCAGCGATCATCCCGGGCGCGCATCTCGAACAGATCGACGGCGGCCACATGCTGCCGCTGGTCCACCCGCAGGCCACGATCGCCTTCCTGCGCGGCGCGCACGCACGCTCGCGCTAG
- a CDS encoding ABCB family ABC transporter ATP-binding protein/permease produces the protein MPPTDFTSSSAERPLIPTMRRFLPYLWPKDAPGLKLRIIIAMVFVLCSKIVQVYGAPFALQGAVDGMATGPRSGITLIVLLVIGYAAARFGTVVFDNLRNAVFEKVGQEATRRLAATVFRHLHQLSLRFHLQRRTGAVTKVVERGTKSIDTMLYFLLFNIAPTILELGMVLQIFGSRFGAWLVISTLVMVVVYIAFTRIVTDWRQKLREKMNDLDTGAVAHAVDSLLNFETVKYFNAEARESQRYDRAIHAYAAAATKSENSLAWLNVGQSLITNAMLGLGMAVVAWGWATGRFSAGDVVLVSTLLSQLFRPLDMLGWVYRTIRQGVIDMGAMFDLIDTDAEIVDVPGAPPLAVTQGSVRFENVRFGYEDDRKILKGIDIEVPAGATVAVVGPSGAGKSTLARLLFRFYDLKSGRITIDGQDISQVTQDSLRAAIGIVPQDTVLFNDTVGYNIAYGREGSTHDDIRAAAQGAAIGDFIESLPDGYETRVGERGLKLSGGEKQRVAIARTLLKNPPILILDEATSALDSRTESEIQATLEQIERGRTTIVIAHRLSTVVNADQIIVLEAGEVAERGTHAELLRKNGLYAEMWTRQANEAEEALAAE, from the coding sequence ATGCCACCCACCGATTTCACCAGCTCGAGCGCCGAACGCCCGCTGATCCCGACGATGCGGCGTTTCTTGCCCTATTTGTGGCCCAAGGACGCGCCGGGGCTGAAGCTGCGCATCATCATCGCGATGGTCTTCGTGCTCTGCTCGAAGATCGTCCAGGTCTATGGTGCGCCCTTCGCGCTGCAGGGCGCGGTCGACGGCATGGCGACCGGGCCGCGCAGCGGGATCACGCTGATCGTGCTGCTGGTGATCGGCTATGCCGCCGCGCGCTTCGGCACCGTGGTGTTCGACAATCTGCGCAACGCGGTCTTCGAAAAGGTCGGGCAGGAAGCGACCCGCCGCCTCGCCGCCACCGTCTTCCGCCACCTCCACCAATTGTCGCTGCGCTTCCACCTTCAGCGGCGCACCGGCGCGGTCACCAAGGTGGTCGAGCGCGGCACCAAGAGCATCGACACGATGCTCTATTTCCTGCTGTTCAACATCGCGCCGACGATCCTCGAACTCGGCATGGTGCTGCAGATCTTCGGCTCGCGCTTCGGCGCGTGGCTGGTGATTTCGACGCTGGTGATGGTGGTCGTCTACATCGCCTTCACGCGGATCGTCACCGATTGGCGGCAGAAACTGCGCGAGAAGATGAACGATCTCGATACCGGCGCGGTCGCGCACGCGGTCGATTCGCTGCTGAATTTCGAGACGGTGAAGTATTTCAACGCCGAGGCACGCGAATCGCAACGCTATGACCGTGCGATCCACGCCTATGCCGCCGCCGCGACCAAGAGCGAGAACAGCCTCGCCTGGCTCAATGTCGGCCAGTCGCTCATCACCAACGCGATGCTGGGCCTGGGCATGGCGGTGGTCGCCTGGGGCTGGGCGACCGGGCGCTTCTCGGCGGGCGATGTGGTGCTGGTGTCGACGCTGCTCAGCCAGCTCTTCCGCCCGCTCGACATGCTCGGCTGGGTCTATCGCACGATCCGCCAGGGGGTGATCGACATGGGCGCGATGTTCGACTTGATCGACACCGATGCCGAGATCGTCGACGTGCCCGGCGCGCCGCCGCTCGCGGTCACCCAGGGGTCGGTGCGCTTCGAGAATGTCCGCTTCGGCTACGAAGACGATCGTAAGATCCTCAAGGGGATCGACATCGAAGTGCCCGCCGGCGCCACCGTCGCGGTCGTCGGCCCTTCGGGCGCGGGAAAATCGACGCTCGCCCGATTGTTGTTCCGCTTCTACGACCTCAAATCGGGGCGGATCACGATCGATGGCCAGGACATCTCACAGGTCACGCAGGACAGCCTGCGCGCCGCGATCGGCATCGTTCCCCAGGATACCGTGCTGTTCAACGACACCGTCGGCTACAACATCGCCTATGGCCGCGAGGGTTCGACCCATGACGACATCCGCGCCGCGGCCCAGGGCGCGGCGATCGGCGACTTCATCGAAAGCCTGCCCGATGGGTATGAGACCCGCGTCGGCGAGCGCGGTCTGAAATTGTCGGGCGGCGAGAAGCAGCGCGTCGCGATCGCGCGTACCTTGCTCAAGAACCCGCCGATCCTGATCCTCGACGAAGCGACCTCGGCGCTCGACAGCCGCACCGAAAGCGAGATCCAGGCGACGCTCGAACAGATCGAGCGCGGCCGCACGACGATCGTCATCGCGCACCGGCTCTCGACCGTGGTAAACGCCGACCAGATCATCGTGCTCGAAGCCGGCGAAGTCGCCGAACGCGGCACCCATGCCGAACTGCTGCGCAAGAACGGGCTGTACGCCGAGATGTGGACGCGCCAGGCCAACGAGGCCGAAGAAGCGCTCGCCGCCGAATGA